In the genome of Blastopirellula marina, one region contains:
- a CDS encoding PVC-type heme-binding CxxCH protein — translation MPQVRLTLLTLLFVFASYSSLHAELKVGAAAIDVTPQKFPVLINGGFFPRSGEPTEIYARAIVLDDGKQRIAMVVTDSCMLPKDLIDSAKKLAAERTEIETDHMMISATHTHTAPSSMGALGTPADETYIPYLRIKLAEAIITAEKNLAPAKVGWGSVDANQFTALRRWILRPDQMQADPFGEKTVRASMHTAKNNMENVTGESGPEDPELAVISFQSLDGKPIAVLSNFSMHYFGGGGAADYFGAYCKKLEQELATKHQDDEPPFVAVMSHGCSGDIWRVDYRNGTNQTFDGFVDGMIAKTKEALEGIEYETDAPLNMAETRMPLKYRVPDEKRLSQAKQIVEAMGDRPPKTREEVYALEQLILHERQSTEIVLQAIRVGPIAIATTPNETYALTGLKLKTRSPFEKTMVIELANGGDGYIPPPEQHVLGGYNTWAARSAGLETTAEPKIVEASVKLLEKATGETQRPALPPASKMAATIEGLKPVRYFPLDDMDGPEVYDVTKSKPSASFEEGIVFYLEGADGPSLATDGHLNRAAHFAGGRLVAQVPELKDNFTATLWCWNGIDLDARPIAGWLFSRGLHVGLAGQGEHSGKLVLQIGDDETSRKYGKTPLTRWTWDQVAIVREGKTVRVLLNGETEIEADAEIPSVDNTIYIGGQSTDQDSWEGRLDEVALFNRALKPEELKQLADDGTKSNSGSAPKLSADEMTKGGRHWVDDKTPPPRSPEEELASFQIEPGYRIELVAAEPLVKDPVAIAFDVKGRMFVAEYGDYPIGPEDGSTTPLSRIVCLEDTDGDGRMDKRQLFADKLNFCHSLMPHAGGILACAQTEILLLKDTDDDGQADVRETLFSGFQPAHPQMQIGCPRWGLDNRIYLNYGVGNVIGPNQTKPTKLPREEFWFDPLTYEFGAASGTGQYGNTITAWGDRLFATNRNPIIATTMTDEEAARNKFAAIRGIQYDVAPSGGDSKVFPLVAMKSNWLSHAGTHTSACGTTAYVGDGLGNKMVDSVFACEPIGHLVTRAIVTRNGAKLTSRRAREDADFLAATDTWFRPASLANGPDGMLYLADMYRLWVEHPKFLPPEIAAKLDWRAGEDRGRIWRIVPEKLKRLPAYEAPEKLSDLVVMLESPNGWKRRIAQQQLVETQSTEAAPALQSLVETSRSAFARLHALWTLEGIGQLDRATLLTALKDKSPQVRAAAVRLAANYWEGDSALRQATFARVDDDNRWVRYQLALALGTTDDPTRIKTLSQLAARDGSDSDFIDALLTATETCSGAVLANVVVGQNPSDELIRRLTKVIGTRHDPQELATAVATISAIPSQQRQHTAMSGLAEGLNGRTKLDHLFASSEPRRQEFFQQLVAIAGDDTRSDEDRRDAIFLMAKCSQKNDRLLAKLCMPQVPPLVQQAAISGLATGLTEKRGRVLLNIWQDMGPSSKATTLTLLLRQPIGIELVLEKVRAGDIPAKLISLDQQAQIRKHPSEAIRKQAEELFGQAASTDRAAVLAKYESATHTIGSPLAGRAVFQKQCAKCHAPSEPGGATVGPDLADSLNRPREAILYDILDPSGKVEPKYAASQILTSSGQSYSGIVSKETAHSVILQTADGKSQEIPRSEIDLFQTSDQSLMPSGLEKEISLDEMADLLEFLKSPLPKR, via the coding sequence ATGCCTCAGGTACGCCTCACTCTTCTTACGCTTCTCTTCGTCTTCGCATCGTATTCTTCGCTTCATGCCGAACTGAAAGTTGGTGCGGCGGCGATCGATGTGACACCGCAGAAGTTTCCCGTTTTGATCAACGGTGGGTTCTTTCCACGTTCTGGCGAGCCAACGGAAATCTACGCTCGCGCGATCGTACTCGATGACGGAAAGCAGCGTATCGCCATGGTCGTTACCGATAGCTGCATGCTACCCAAAGATCTCATCGATAGTGCGAAGAAGTTGGCGGCAGAGCGCACCGAAATCGAAACCGATCACATGATGATCTCGGCAACTCATACACACACTGCGCCATCCTCGATGGGAGCACTCGGAACACCAGCAGACGAGACTTACATCCCCTATCTTCGCATCAAGCTGGCCGAGGCAATCATTACCGCCGAAAAGAATCTCGCGCCAGCGAAGGTGGGTTGGGGATCCGTCGACGCCAATCAGTTTACGGCGCTGCGGCGTTGGATTTTGCGTCCTGATCAAATGCAAGCTGACCCATTTGGCGAAAAGACCGTACGAGCCAGCATGCACACGGCAAAGAACAACATGGAAAACGTCACCGGCGAATCAGGGCCGGAAGATCCTGAACTCGCCGTGATTTCGTTCCAGTCGCTCGACGGCAAACCAATCGCCGTGTTATCGAACTTTTCAATGCACTACTTCGGAGGTGGTGGCGCCGCTGACTATTTTGGAGCTTACTGCAAGAAGTTGGAGCAGGAGCTCGCTACAAAACATCAGGACGACGAGCCACCTTTTGTCGCCGTGATGTCGCACGGCTGCAGTGGTGATATATGGCGAGTCGACTACCGTAACGGCACGAATCAGACATTCGATGGTTTCGTCGACGGCATGATCGCCAAAACCAAGGAGGCGTTGGAGGGGATCGAATACGAAACTGACGCTCCTCTAAACATGGCGGAAACTCGAATGCCGCTCAAATACAGAGTCCCCGATGAGAAACGATTGTCCCAAGCTAAGCAAATCGTCGAGGCAATGGGAGACCGACCGCCGAAGACGCGGGAAGAGGTTTACGCGTTAGAGCAGTTGATCCTGCACGAACGACAATCGACTGAAATCGTACTGCAAGCAATCAGAGTCGGCCCGATCGCGATTGCCACAACGCCGAATGAAACGTATGCGTTGACCGGTTTGAAACTGAAAACCCGCAGCCCGTTTGAAAAGACGATGGTCATCGAGTTAGCCAACGGGGGCGATGGATATATTCCACCACCGGAACAGCACGTCCTAGGCGGCTACAATACTTGGGCCGCTCGTTCCGCGGGGCTGGAAACGACGGCCGAACCGAAGATCGTGGAAGCCAGCGTAAAACTGCTTGAGAAAGCTACTGGCGAAACGCAACGCCCTGCCCTGCCCCCGGCCAGCAAAATGGCCGCGACAATTGAAGGACTGAAGCCAGTCCGCTATTTCCCGCTCGACGACATGGATGGTCCAGAAGTCTATGATGTAACGAAAAGCAAACCATCGGCGTCGTTCGAGGAAGGAATCGTCTTCTACCTGGAGGGTGCCGACGGCCCATCGCTGGCGACCGATGGGCATCTTAACCGAGCCGCTCACTTCGCTGGTGGACGTCTCGTCGCCCAGGTTCCAGAGCTAAAAGACAACTTCACGGCAACGCTTTGGTGCTGGAACGGCATCGATCTCGACGCTCGCCCCATCGCAGGTTGGTTATTCTCTCGCGGTTTGCATGTCGGCTTAGCTGGTCAAGGGGAACACTCAGGCAAGCTCGTCCTGCAAATTGGTGACGATGAAACATCTCGCAAATACGGCAAGACCCCGCTCACCCGCTGGACGTGGGATCAAGTTGCGATCGTTCGCGAAGGTAAAACCGTCCGGGTGTTGCTTAATGGTGAGACAGAAATCGAGGCCGACGCTGAGATTCCAAGCGTCGACAATACGATTTACATCGGCGGGCAATCGACCGATCAAGATAGTTGGGAAGGGCGTCTGGATGAAGTTGCCTTGTTCAATCGAGCTTTGAAGCCCGAAGAGTTGAAGCAACTTGCTGACGATGGTACGAAATCGAATTCCGGGTCTGCTCCGAAACTGAGTGCGGATGAGATGACCAAAGGAGGTCGGCACTGGGTGGACGATAAGACACCACCTCCGCGTTCGCCTGAAGAGGAATTGGCTTCGTTTCAAATTGAGCCTGGTTATCGAATCGAGCTCGTAGCCGCCGAACCGCTTGTGAAAGATCCGGTCGCGATCGCCTTCGACGTGAAAGGACGGATGTTCGTCGCGGAGTATGGCGACTACCCGATCGGTCCCGAAGATGGCTCGACAACACCTCTTTCACGAATCGTCTGCCTGGAAGACACTGATGGCGATGGGCGGATGGATAAGCGTCAGCTCTTTGCCGACAAGCTAAACTTCTGTCATAGTTTGATGCCGCATGCTGGCGGGATTCTTGCCTGTGCCCAGACCGAGATTTTGCTGTTGAAAGATACCGACGACGATGGCCAGGCCGATGTCCGTGAAACGCTGTTCAGCGGATTTCAGCCTGCCCATCCCCAGATGCAAATCGGTTGTCCACGCTGGGGTTTGGATAATCGGATCTATTTGAATTACGGTGTCGGCAATGTGATCGGGCCTAATCAAACAAAGCCGACTAAGCTGCCGCGAGAAGAATTCTGGTTCGATCCCCTAACCTACGAATTTGGTGCAGCGAGCGGGACCGGGCAGTATGGCAACACAATCACGGCCTGGGGCGATCGCCTTTTCGCGACCAACCGAAATCCAATCATCGCCACGACGATGACCGATGAAGAAGCTGCCCGAAACAAGTTCGCCGCGATCCGAGGCATTCAATACGATGTCGCTCCGTCGGGCGGCGATTCTAAAGTGTTTCCTCTCGTTGCCATGAAAAGCAATTGGCTCTCGCACGCCGGAACGCATACTTCGGCATGTGGCACGACCGCCTACGTCGGTGATGGCCTGGGCAACAAAATGGTCGATAGCGTGTTCGCTTGCGAACCGATCGGACACTTGGTAACACGTGCCATCGTGACGCGAAACGGTGCGAAACTAACTTCGAGGCGGGCACGCGAAGATGCTGACTTCCTAGCCGCAACCGATACATGGTTTCGTCCTGCCAGTTTGGCGAACGGTCCCGACGGCATGCTATATTTGGCTGACATGTATCGTTTATGGGTCGAGCACCCGAAGTTTCTCCCGCCGGAAATCGCCGCTAAACTTGATTGGCGAGCCGGAGAAGATCGCGGACGTATCTGGCGGATTGTGCCTGAGAAGCTCAAACGATTGCCAGCCTACGAAGCTCCTGAGAAATTAAGCGATCTCGTGGTGATGCTGGAAAGCCCCAACGGCTGGAAGCGGCGAATAGCTCAACAGCAATTGGTCGAAACTCAGTCCACCGAAGCGGCACCAGCGCTTCAGTCTCTGGTCGAGACAAGTCGCTCTGCGTTTGCCAGGCTTCACGCTCTTTGGACACTCGAAGGGATCGGCCAACTCGATCGAGCGACCTTACTTACCGCGCTGAAGGATAAGTCTCCCCAGGTTCGGGCCGCTGCTGTTCGCCTTGCAGCGAACTATTGGGAGGGCGATTCAGCACTCCGCCAAGCCACATTCGCACGAGTTGACGATGATAATCGTTGGGTTCGATATCAGCTGGCCTTGGCATTGGGAACAACGGACGATCCGACTCGCATCAAAACGTTGTCGCAACTTGCCGCCCGCGACGGTAGCGATAGTGACTTCATCGACGCACTTCTGACCGCGACGGAAACTTGTTCTGGCGCGGTACTCGCTAACGTCGTCGTCGGACAAAACCCAAGCGACGAATTAATTCGCCGCTTGACGAAAGTCATCGGGACGCGACATGATCCGCAAGAGCTTGCCACAGCAGTGGCCACCATTTCAGCAATTCCCAGTCAACAAAGACAACACACAGCCATGTCTGGCTTGGCAGAGGGATTGAATGGCCGAACGAAGTTGGATCACCTTTTCGCCTCGTCCGAACCGCGACGTCAAGAGTTCTTTCAGCAGTTGGTTGCGATCGCGGGCGACGATACCCGTTCTGATGAAGATCGTCGCGACGCCATTTTTCTAATGGCAAAGTGCTCACAGAAGAATGATCGACTTCTGGCCAAGTTATGCATGCCGCAAGTGCCGCCGCTAGTTCAACAAGCGGCGATTTCCGGATTGGCAACTGGCCTCACCGAGAAACGAGGTCGAGTCCTCCTGAACATCTGGCAAGATATGGGACCGTCATCCAAAGCAACCACGTTGACACTGCTCTTGCGTCAACCAATTGGTATTGAACTTGTCTTAGAGAAAGTCCGCGCGGGCGATATTCCAGCGAAGCTGATCAGCCTCGACCAACAAGCACAAATTCGTAAACACCCGAGCGAAGCGATCCGTAAACAGGCTGAAGAACTGTTTGGTCAGGCCGCTTCCACAGATCGTGCCGCCGTGTTGGCCAAATACGAATCAGCAACTCATACCATCGGCAGCCCACTAGCTGGGCGAGCTGTCTTTCAAAAGCAATGTGCCAAGTGCCATGCCCCTTCCGAACCAGGAGGAGCCACGGTCGGCCCTGATTTAGCAGATTCGCTGAATCGTCCGCGCGAGGCCATCCTATACGATATCCTCGACCCTAGTGGCAAAGTCGAACCGAAGTATGCGGCCAGTCAGATCCTGACGTCCAGCGGCCAATCGTACAGCGGAATCGTCAGCAAAGAGACCGCTCACTCCGTCATCCTGCAAACCGCCGATGGAAAGTCGCAGGAAATTCCGCGAAGTGAAATCGACCTCTTTCAAACCAGCGATCAGTCGTTGATGCCCAGCGGTTTGGAAAAGGAGATTTCACTTGACGAAATGGCCGACTTGCTTGAATTCCTCAAATCGCCTTTGCCGAAACGTTAG
- a CDS encoding right-handed parallel beta-helix repeat-containing protein translates to MSQLNNTFARWLLSRLRLVGAVLLAGIAIGWAVGADALWRDPALGHKLDTTIQTFGVSRNGNDDDTAALQRMIDSGIGSIALPRGTYRITQPLVIDLDKVGVTSVVGDGTPRIVMEGIGPAIKFIGTHEGSADPKTVKDNVWRRQRMPIVEGIEIVGANNLADGIEAVKTMQLTISNVVIRHVRHAVHLTQRNRNVAIVGCHFYENRGVGVFLDDVNLHQINITGTHISYNQGGGVVSYKGNTRNIQISGCDIEGNVKNVLIDSGGTKYGTAEVAITGCTLQHSGGSESANVRYIGADSDGERCWGLVTIANNIISDVETNIDIQKARDVVITGNTISSGYKYNLRVEDSANVVVGPNAMGRNAPYKDDDTCDNSVLFRNCEDTTINGLHVHRVLRSEAGIILDHCRRIHLTGCTVLDCDNAGILLNEVEDSMISGNLLSNTSGNGDKWQALEVVGGKGNVVVP, encoded by the coding sequence ATGTCGCAATTGAATAATACCTTTGCTCGCTGGTTGCTTTCCCGTTTGAGGCTTGTCGGGGCGGTCTTACTTGCTGGAATCGCAATTGGCTGGGCCGTGGGCGCCGATGCATTGTGGCGCGATCCGGCGCTCGGTCATAAGCTCGATACCACGATTCAGACGTTTGGCGTGAGTCGCAACGGCAACGATGACGATACCGCCGCATTGCAACGAATGATCGATTCCGGCATCGGAAGTATTGCGTTACCGCGCGGGACTTATCGAATCACACAGCCTCTGGTGATCGATCTCGACAAAGTTGGCGTAACTTCAGTTGTCGGCGATGGGACGCCGCGGATTGTCATGGAAGGAATAGGTCCGGCGATAAAATTCATCGGAACGCATGAGGGAAGTGCCGATCCCAAAACGGTCAAAGATAACGTTTGGCGGCGACAACGAATGCCGATCGTAGAAGGGATTGAAATTGTTGGCGCCAATAATCTTGCTGATGGAATTGAAGCCGTAAAGACGATGCAGCTAACGATCTCGAATGTGGTTATTCGCCATGTACGACACGCCGTTCACTTAACCCAACGCAATCGAAACGTCGCAATCGTTGGATGTCATTTCTATGAGAACCGAGGTGTGGGGGTCTTTCTGGATGATGTAAACCTGCACCAGATCAACATCACTGGAACGCACATCAGCTACAATCAAGGCGGCGGTGTTGTTTCCTACAAAGGAAATACCCGCAATATTCAAATCAGCGGATGCGATATCGAAGGGAATGTAAAGAATGTGTTGATCGATAGCGGTGGAACCAAGTATGGGACCGCCGAAGTGGCAATTACTGGTTGTACATTGCAGCATTCAGGTGGGTCTGAGTCGGCTAACGTTCGTTACATCGGTGCCGATTCCGATGGGGAACGTTGTTGGGGATTGGTAACGATTGCCAATAATATCATCAGCGATGTCGAAACCAACATCGATATTCAAAAGGCTCGTGATGTCGTCATCACAGGCAACACGATTTCTAGTGGGTACAAGTACAACTTACGAGTTGAGGACAGTGCTAACGTCGTTGTTGGGCCAAATGCGATGGGGCGAAACGCTCCGTACAAAGATGACGATACCTGTGACAATAGTGTCCTATTTCGAAATTGCGAAGATACCACAATCAACGGATTACATGTCCATCGCGTGTTACGATCGGAGGCGGGGATCATACTCGATCATTGTCGTCGTATTCACTTGACCGGTTGTACCGTCTTGGATTGTGATAATGCAGGTATCCTTCTCAACGAAGTCGAAGACAGCATGATTTCCGGGAATTTGTTGTCGAATACCAGCGGCAATGGCGACAAGTGGCAGGCGTTGGAAGTGGTAGGTGGCAAAGGTAACGTGGTCGTGCCCTGA
- a CDS encoding HlyD family secretion protein — protein sequence MLYRALLIALVVVALGGLVAYSKFRPPPNSVSGFLEADEIRVGSRVGGRVKEVRVEEGEAVSAGQLLVELEPYDLLEREKEAVATLAQREADYLRMKSGFRAEEIAQAEAKFNQAKAYYDKLKAGPRKQEIEAARGRLQVAQAELLLARQNFTRRTQLYEKNSIPKEEFDAANEQLESAQAQSLVRQQELGLLEEGTREEEIREAEGQVAEAKAAWELVRNGYRSEDIDQAKAARDAAQAAVDVVREQTKELRIVSPVNGFIEALDLQPGDLVSAGAPVLSVLDKEDLWVRCYVPQNRSAIEVGDKLWVTVDGLGGERFLGVVVFVARQAEFTPSNVQTPEERSKLVFRIKVELNEKVGRLRPGMTTDVSLDPVKDGE from the coding sequence ATGCTCTATCGTGCCCTGCTCATTGCGCTGGTCGTTGTGGCCTTAGGAGGGTTGGTTGCCTACAGTAAGTTTCGTCCTCCTCCCAATTCGGTATCTGGGTTTCTCGAGGCTGACGAAATCCGAGTAGGCTCGCGCGTCGGCGGGCGCGTCAAGGAAGTTCGTGTCGAAGAAGGGGAAGCGGTTTCGGCAGGCCAATTGCTCGTTGAACTTGAACCATACGATCTGCTCGAACGAGAAAAGGAAGCCGTCGCTACGCTCGCTCAGCGTGAGGCCGACTACCTGCGAATGAAGTCTGGCTTCCGTGCCGAAGAGATCGCTCAGGCGGAAGCAAAATTCAATCAAGCCAAGGCCTACTACGACAAGCTCAAAGCGGGGCCACGAAAGCAAGAGATCGAAGCAGCACGCGGACGGTTGCAAGTTGCTCAAGCTGAATTGCTATTGGCCAGGCAAAACTTTACGAGACGTACGCAACTGTACGAGAAGAACTCAATTCCTAAGGAGGAATTCGATGCTGCCAACGAGCAATTAGAATCGGCCCAGGCCCAATCGCTCGTTCGCCAGCAGGAACTTGGCCTATTAGAAGAAGGCACGCGGGAAGAAGAAATACGCGAGGCCGAGGGGCAAGTAGCCGAGGCGAAAGCCGCTTGGGAATTGGTTCGAAACGGTTATCGTTCCGAGGATATCGATCAAGCCAAAGCCGCTCGCGATGCTGCCCAGGCCGCCGTCGATGTGGTGCGTGAGCAAACCAAGGAACTGCGAATCGTTAGCCCGGTGAACGGTTTTATTGAAGCCCTCGACCTCCAACCGGGTGACCTCGTTTCGGCTGGCGCGCCTGTCCTTTCCGTTCTCGACAAGGAAGATTTGTGGGTGCGGTGTTACGTGCCCCAAAACCGATCTGCAATTGAGGTGGGCGATAAGCTGTGGGTTACCGTCGATGGTCTTGGCGGAGAACGATTTTTGGGTGTCGTCGTCTTTGTTGCCCGGCAGGCTGAATTTACACCAAGCAACGTGCAGACTCCGGAAGAACGCTCGAAACTCGTCTTTCGGATCAAAGTCGAACTGAACGAGAAAGTGGGACGACTTCGTCCCGGTATGACGACAGATGTTTCGCTAGACCCTGTGAAGGATGGGGAATGA
- a CDS encoding ABC transporter permease translates to MSDTQLAIEVQHLTRRFGDFVAVRDVSFQVRKGAIFGLLGPNGSGKSTIIRMLLGILPPSEGGAIVLGRDAYIESESIKPRVGYMSQHFSLYADLTVRENLEFYGRIYGLDNVRLEERKKAVMELTGIDDFVDQLAGTLSGGWKQRLALACSLIHEPDLLFLDEPTAGIDPVARRHLWDLLFELSGRGVTLVVTTHYMDEAERCTDVGYLYLSRLLVLGKPDELKQLPQITPEGTRRFELRVPHVAEHLANLRQQPGVRDATLFGETLHVLIDEDVSPETLKSHLGVADQEIEMRPIAPSLEDVFVTLTANAEKEGAEVVGEEIAAEVSQPDEQLMPQKGLTAKPRKRVPGKPMFGLWAVLVKEFFHIRRQPITLFFMLVVPVMQTIIFGYAIDTQIENIPMVVLDLDGRKQSRDVISAFLNTRRFQLEQTAINSEQFHRALTSGRAKVGLRIPPDYSDKLLHGEQAQLQVLIDGSDSQVATTAQSTAQLLGLNLSIARAKSFADNLQVAPSRDPNGELALPIDARTRLLYNPGLESAHFFVPGLVGIILQLVTLFLTSFAIVRERELGTLEQLFVTPVGRMGLLLGKLFPYAMIGFVELLIVLAVMIYAFGVPINGSITLLLTLSMLFMVCSLGLGLFVSTVATTQLEAVQFAFIIMLPSVLLSGFMFPRSEMPLPIYLVTFAIPVTYFIEILRGIVLRAADFFDLIPSVIGLTLCGLMVITGSVMRFQKRL, encoded by the coding sequence ATGAGCGACACGCAGCTTGCCATCGAGGTTCAACACTTGACGCGTCGCTTCGGCGATTTTGTCGCCGTACGCGATGTCAGTTTCCAGGTTCGTAAAGGAGCGATTTTCGGGCTTCTAGGCCCCAACGGAAGCGGCAAATCGACCATTATTCGGATGCTTCTGGGGATCCTACCTCCGAGCGAAGGAGGAGCCATCGTTCTCGGGCGAGATGCCTACATCGAGTCGGAAAGCATCAAGCCACGAGTTGGCTACATGTCGCAGCATTTCAGCCTTTATGCCGATCTTACGGTACGCGAAAATCTTGAGTTTTACGGACGAATCTACGGATTGGACAACGTCCGACTTGAAGAACGCAAAAAGGCGGTGATGGAACTGACCGGCATCGACGACTTTGTTGATCAATTGGCTGGCACCCTTTCTGGAGGATGGAAGCAACGGTTGGCCCTCGCTTGTTCGTTGATTCATGAGCCAGATTTGTTGTTTCTGGATGAGCCAACCGCCGGGATCGATCCCGTCGCTAGGCGGCATTTATGGGATTTGCTCTTTGAGCTATCTGGGCGCGGTGTCACGCTGGTCGTCACGACGCATTACATGGACGAAGCAGAACGCTGCACCGACGTGGGCTACCTTTACTTATCACGACTCCTGGTGCTCGGGAAGCCGGACGAACTGAAACAACTTCCGCAGATCACACCGGAAGGAACGCGTCGTTTTGAGTTGCGTGTTCCTCATGTTGCGGAGCATCTGGCCAACCTTCGCCAACAACCCGGCGTGCGGGATGCAACCCTGTTCGGCGAGACCTTGCACGTTCTGATCGACGAAGATGTCTCTCCTGAGACACTGAAAAGTCATCTCGGAGTGGCCGATCAAGAGATTGAGATGCGGCCGATTGCTCCTTCGTTAGAAGATGTCTTTGTGACCTTGACTGCCAATGCGGAAAAGGAAGGGGCGGAAGTCGTCGGGGAGGAGATCGCAGCGGAAGTTTCTCAGCCTGATGAGCAATTGATGCCACAGAAAGGGCTTACCGCAAAACCTCGAAAGCGAGTTCCTGGCAAGCCTATGTTCGGACTTTGGGCAGTGCTGGTTAAGGAATTCTTTCACATCCGTCGCCAACCGATCACGCTGTTCTTTATGCTGGTCGTTCCTGTGATGCAAACGATCATTTTCGGCTACGCGATCGATACGCAAATCGAAAACATTCCGATGGTCGTGCTCGATCTTGACGGGCGGAAACAATCACGCGATGTCATTTCCGCGTTTCTCAACACGCGGCGATTTCAACTGGAACAAACCGCGATCAACAGCGAGCAGTTTCATCGAGCGTTGACGTCGGGGCGAGCCAAAGTCGGACTGCGGATTCCGCCAGACTACTCCGACAAATTGTTGCACGGTGAGCAAGCTCAGTTGCAAGTATTGATCGATGGAAGCGATTCGCAAGTGGCGACGACGGCTCAAAGCACAGCGCAGCTACTTGGATTAAATCTGTCGATCGCGAGAGCGAAGAGCTTTGCTGATAATCTACAGGTCGCACCATCGCGTGATCCCAATGGTGAGTTGGCCTTGCCGATCGATGCCCGCACACGATTGCTTTATAACCCTGGGCTGGAAAGCGCTCATTTCTTTGTACCAGGACTGGTTGGAATCATTTTGCAGTTAGTGACATTGTTCCTTACCTCGTTCGCCATCGTGCGCGAACGTGAACTGGGAACGCTTGAGCAGCTTTTCGTGACGCCAGTAGGGCGAATGGGGTTACTGCTGGGAAAGTTATTCCCCTACGCGATGATCGGATTCGTCGAGCTGCTGATTGTGTTGGCGGTGATGATCTATGCGTTTGGCGTACCGATTAATGGAAGCATCACGCTGCTACTGACGTTATCGATGCTGTTCATGGTCTGCTCCCTGGGGCTGGGACTTTTCGTTTCGACCGTCGCGACCACGCAACTCGAGGCGGTACAGTTTGCCTTTATCATCATGTTGCCGTCGGTGCTATTGTCTGGGTTCATGTTTCCCCGCAGCGAGATGCCGTTACCGATCTATTTGGTCACCTTCGCAATTCCGGTGACCTACTTCATCGAAATCCTCCGCGGCATCGTGCTGCGTGCCGCGGATTTTTTCGATTTGATCCCATCGGTTATCGGGCTAACGCTCTGCGGTTTAATGGTCATTACGGGAAGCGTGATGCGATTCCAGAAACGCCTCTAG
- a CDS encoding DinB family protein, whose protein sequence is MSLNEMIFGDFEQEMANTRKCLERVPNDKWDWKIHDKSNTIGWVARHLAEIPDWAESILKDDEFDINPPDKPAPTPADVSTTEAALALFDKNVAAAKAALADVSEEELTKPWSLLAGGQALFTMPKHAVFRTWVINHSVHHRAILTVYFRVNDISVPALYGPSGDEEA, encoded by the coding sequence ATGAGCCTGAACGAAATGATTTTTGGTGATTTCGAACAAGAAATGGCCAACACCCGCAAATGCTTAGAGCGGGTTCCCAACGATAAATGGGACTGGAAGATCCACGACAAGTCGAACACGATCGGCTGGGTTGCACGACATCTGGCTGAGATCCCCGATTGGGCCGAGTCGATCTTGAAGGATGATGAATTCGATATCAATCCGCCTGACAAGCCGGCGCCAACACCAGCCGATGTCAGCACGACCGAGGCGGCGTTGGCACTGTTCGATAAGAACGTTGCTGCCGCAAAAGCAGCACTCGCAGATGTTTCCGAAGAAGAATTGACCAAGCCATGGTCGCTGTTAGCAGGCGGCCAAGCTCTATTTACCATGCCGAAACACGCCGTCTTTCGCACTTGGGTAATCAATCATTCAGTTCACCATCGTGCGATTCTTACAGTTTACTTCCGGGTGAATGATATATCCGTTCCAGCTCTATACGGTCCATCGGGTGATGAAGAAGCGTAA
- the acpS gene encoding holo-ACP synthase, which yields MDIIGIGTDIIECLRIAQMIERHGEMFINRVYTPHEIEYCSERKAATQHYAGRWAAKEAVLKAIGTGWIKGITWRDVEVANQFGGKPIINLSGGALDSAKRRGIEEVQISISHCRTHAVAYAIALGSAKTLANPRP from the coding sequence ATGGATATTATCGGAATCGGCACCGACATCATCGAATGCCTGCGGATCGCCCAGATGATCGAACGTCACGGCGAGATGTTCATCAATCGCGTTTATACACCGCACGAGATCGAATACTGCAGCGAACGCAAAGCGGCCACACAGCATTACGCTGGACGCTGGGCCGCGAAGGAAGCGGTTCTCAAGGCCATCGGGACTGGCTGGATCAAGGGAATCACCTGGCGCGATGTTGAAGTCGCGAATCAGTTCGGTGGTAAACCGATCATCAATCTTTCTGGCGGAGCCCTCGATTCCGCCAAGCGTCGCGGAATCGAAGAAGTGCAGATCAGTATTTCGCACTGTCGAACTCACGCGGTTGCCTACGCAATAGCTCTTGGATCGGCTAAAACGCTCGCGAACCCACGCCCCTAG